From Erythrobacter sp. YJ-T3-07:
CGTGCGAACGGGATCGAAGTGGCTGTCGACGGAGAGCTTCGGCATTTCGCGTGCGCGAGCGAGGTGATCGTGTGTGCAGGCGCGATCGAAAGCCCGCTGCTGCTGCAGCGTTCGGGGATCGGCGATGCCGCCTTGCTACAAGATCGAGGCGTCGCGCCGCTGGTCGACAATCCCCATGTCGGGCAGCACCTCAACGAACATCTCTCGCTCTCGATGCCCTACCGGCTCGACCGGGGTAAAGGCACCAACAGGCATTTCTACGGCACCGGCGCGGCGCTCGCGATGGCGCGCTACCTGTTGACCGGCGGCGGGATCATGGCGACCGGCCCGTTCGAGGTCGGCGCGTTCCTCAACGTCCACCACCCCGACGGGCGGACCGACGCGCAGTTCTACCTCGGGGGCTACACCTTCGAGGTGGGGGACGAGAACAACCCCGTCCCGCTCGACAAGATCGACCGGCGCCCAGGGCTGACCATCTATGGCTCGCTGCTGCGCCTGACCAGCGAGGGGAGTATTGCGATCGGTGGGCCGGACATCGACGATGCCCCCGAAATCACGCCCAACTTTCTCTCGACCGAGCACGACCGGGCGAGCGCCATAGCGATGGTCCGCAAGATGCGCGCTTTCGTGGATGCGCCACCGCTGGGCGACAAGGTGGGCGAGGAGATGCTGCCAGGCCGCGAAGTCGATAGCGACGAGGACATCCTCGCCTTCTTCCGCCGCTATTCGAGCTGCGGACTGCACGGGATCGGCACCTGCCGAATGGGCTCGGGCGACGAAACGGTGGTCGACCCGGACCTGCGTGTGCGCGGGGTCGAGGGTGTGCGCGTGGTCGACTGCTCGGTCATTCCCGGCCATGTGACCGGCAACACCAATGCGCCGGCAATGGCGCTCGGCCTGCTGGCGGCGGAGCGGATGGGAGCCTGATCCGGCTGGCGGAGCTCAGTTGTTCTGGGAAATATAACCGAGCTGCGCAGCCTTGAAGACCGTCTGGCTGCGATTGACCGCGTTCAGCTTGATCGAGGCATTGTGCATGTGGAACCGCACGGTCGCACGGCTGCGCGACATGATCATGCTGATTTCCAGATCGGTCTTGCCGATCGCCGCCCAGCGCAGACATTCCACCTCTCGCTTCGACAGGCGCGAGCCCGCCGGAAGCGGCTCGGGCGAGGTCATCACCACGGTGTAGCTGGAGATGAACGCGCGCGAGAGGATCGCGAACAGATCGGCATATTCCTCGTAATCTGCGGCCAGATCGATCCTGTCCTCATCCAGCGGGTTGAAGCTGACCGCGCCGATCCGCCCGAATGCCATGTGCACCGGCACCACGATCGCCGCGCGGGTCATCGCCCGCTTGGTGAAGTTGGTGAGGTCGATCTTCTCGAGATAGGCGTTGGGCAGGCGGGTGCGGAAACCGTCCTCGTTCACCCAGTAGGGTTCGTTCTCGAACCGGCACGCGGTGGTGATCGGACTGTCGAGCGCGATCCGTGAATTGCGCCACCACGCACTTTCATCACCCGCCCAGCCGAACACCTCCATGGCGAGGACATTGCCGTCCTTGTCCACAGGGGTTCGCTTGTCGGCGATATCGTGCGCCGGGGCGACGCGATAGCCACGCTCCAGCGCGACTGCGTGCAGGGCCTCCGCCGCTGGGCGGATGTCGTCCTGGTCGGTGATCCTGACCGAGGCCAGATCCTTCAATTGAAATTCAGACATGTTCTCTCCGACACCCCCAATACGGCCTGCAGCCCTGCCCAGCAACCTCGCACAGCTAGCCTTTTGGGGAGAGGCAGGGCGATCGCGGCTCCGCTATTTTCCTCACCTGCGGGAGAAGGAGAAAACGTGAATTTCGACCTGACGGAAGACGAGCAGATGCTGAAGGCCGTCGCCGAGCGCTTTTTGGACAACCAGTATGCGGGGGAGGAACGACGCGAGTATCAATCACAGCCGTGCGGCTTCGAACCCCGAAACTGGGCGTTGCTGGGGGAACTGGGGATTCTCGCCGCCAGCTATCCCGAAGAAGCCGGCGGGCTGGACCTGGGCGCGACGTCGATCTCGCTGATCCATCACGCCATGGGGCGCGGTCTCGCGGTTGAACCGCTGATCGACTGCGCGCTGCTGGCAGGCGGCATTCTCGTGCGCGCGCAGGACGAGATTGCCGGGCAATGGGCGGAGGATCTCGCGAGCGGGACAAAGCGTGCTGCCCTCGCCCACAACGAATTCGATGCCCCGGGCGGCTGGAGCGGATTGCGCACCCAGGCACGCAAGACGGGCGATACCGTGCAGATCACGGGCACCAAGCCGTTCGCCATGGGCGGCTGCGGGGCCGATCTCTATCTGGTCAGCGCGCTGGATAGCGACGCGGACGACGCCGGCGCGCTCTATCTCGTCGCGGCCGATGCCGATGGCCTCGATGTCGAGACCTGGCGTGTCGCCGACGGGTCGATGGCGGCCATGCTGCGGCTGACCGACGTGCGCCCGATCGCGCGAATCGAAGACGGCGCGCGCCTTATCACCCAGGTCGAACAGACCGCCTCGCTCGCCCGCTCGTCGGAGATGGTCGGGATCATGGAGCGCTTGTTCGAACACACGCTCGACTACCTGCGTCAGCGCGAACAGTTCGACCAGCCGCTCAGCCGTTTTCAGGCGATCCAGCACCGCATGGCCGCGCTTTATGCCAAGCTCGAACAGGCCAAGTCGCTGCTCGACTTCGCGATCGTGAGCGACGGGACACCGGACTATGCAAAACGTCTAGACGGTGCACGCGCCTTCATCGCGGAAACGGGGATCGAGCTGGGCCACGAGGCGATCCAGCTGCACGGCGCGATGGGGATCACGCAGGAACTCTCGATCGGCCAGGGGCACAAGCGGCTGATGGTGCTGTCGCGCTGGCCCGAAGCGCCCGACGCCGCGCTCGACCGGTTCGCCCTGGCCAGCTAGGCCGGGGCTCCCCGGGAGCCTTGAAGATCAGGCTGGCTCGCGATCCTTGAGCCAGCCGATACCCCGCCGCAGCAGGTCGTAGAACACCGGCAGATCCCACGCGCAGCGATCGAGCGTGGGCCACCACGGGGCCAGCGGCTGCAGGTCGTAATGCCCCCGGCAATGGCCCAGCGTGTTGTAGAGTACCCCTCCCTTCCCCCGCGGCTTCAGATAGAAAACCGGATGTTTGCCAGGCGCATCGGCCGCCTCGCGAAAGCCGGTGCCTTCCTCCGCAGTCTCGGTCTCCAGCAGCACATGCAGGTCGCCGTGCGTTTCCAGATGATAGAGCTCGTCGGTAGTCTCGAACGGCTCGACCCCTTCGACCAGCGGGTGCGTGGGATCGGCGACCGTCACCGTATAGGGCGCGATCGGCGGGTGGGTCACGAACTGACTGCCCAGCAGGTCCATCAGCAGCGGGGCCCAGCGGGGGGCCTCCCACACGCCGTCATCCATCAGGCGCAAGATCGAATTGGTCCCGTGAAGCGCATACCAGCGCCCGCCCGCATCCAGCCAGTCGCGCAGGACCTCCTGCGCGGCGAGCGAGGGGACCACGTCGCAGGTATACGAGATGATCATGTCCGCCTCGCGCAGGGCGTCGAGATTTTCGTAATCCTCGAACACGCGGGTACGGATCTCGGGATGCTCGGCCAGCAGCTTGAGCAGTTCGAGCCGGGCGAAGTCGATATCGTGATAGAGCCCGCCGGCCACCAGCACGCAATCGATGCGCTGGGGATGGTCGTCCTCGGTCGCGTGGGCCAGCGGATCGGTGCCGTGATCGGTATCGCTCATGCGTTCTTGCCCGGCGCAGCGCCGCCCAGTTCGCCGTCGATATATTTCATCATGGTATCCTGGAACTGGCGCAGGCGGATTTCCTGATAATTGCCCAGCTGGACCTCCCCCGTCTTGTGCACCTTCAGCCCTTCCTGAACGTAGGGCAGATTGTCCATGTCCTGCTCGAACACTTCGCCCAGCCCGCCCAGCTCGGGCGCTTCGGTCCACTTCTGGTCGATGGTAAGATACTTGAGCGGCGCGCCCGCAGGCTTGGGCTCGCCCTTCTTCACCCGCGCCAGCACGCGCACTTCCATGACGCAGGTATCGGGCGTCTTTCCGGGATACCAGCGGTAGACGATATTGGGCATGTAGCCGCCCCAAGGCGCGAAGTTGGGGAACACGTTGTAGACCAGCGCATCGAGCACTTCGGCGTCCGTCGCATGCGAATGGTCGTAACCGGTCTGCTCGGTATAGACCTCGCGCATCCGGTCACCCAGTGCTTCGCGCGCGGTCTTGCCTTGGGGCACCTCGATCGCCATCGGATCGGCATCGGGGTCGTAGTTGTCGGAACTGCGCCCGTTATACTTGATGAACTCGTCGACGATCCACTGCTCGCCCTGCCCCTCGGCGACGTGGGGGCTCATCACCCCGAACGGCACCAGGTTGACGTTCACGTGATCGCCATAGGTCCAGTAGGCACCGTTGCAGTCGCCGGTGAAGGGCAGCAGCTGCGGGTGCGTGACGACCGTGTGCCAGGCCTCCATGAAGGCCTCGGCCGTCACCTTCCAGTTGGCCGGAACCTCCTTCGCCACGCGCATCACGGTGACGCATTCGTCGTGCCGCCAGCGCTTGAAGTGATCGGGCAGCGGCGCGAGGTATTCCTCCAGGCTCGGGCCGCCCTTCTCCTCGCGGATGAAGATATAGCCCTGCCAATGGCCGACTTCGGCATCGGGCAGGTCGAGGTTCTTGTCCTTGAGATGCGGGAAATCCCACTGGCACGGCGCCTTGTTGAAGCTGCCGTCCTTGTTCCACGAGAACGCGTGGAACGGACAGGTAAAGCCGTCGGGCGCGCTGCCGTCCTCGGTGCGCAGCTTGCGGCCGCGGTGCAGGCAGACATTGTGCATCGCGCGGACCGATCCGTCTTCCTGTCGCACCACCAGCCACGATCGACCGGCGATCTCGTGCACGATGTAATCGCCGGGCTCGGGCAGGTCTTCCTCGCGCGCGGCGAACTGCCACACGTAGGGCCACATCCGCTCCCGCTCCAGCCGGGCGAACTCCTCGCTGGTGTAGCGCTCCGCCGGGATCGGTTCGGAGCCGCGATATTCGTAGCTTTCCTCGATCAGGAAATCGGGCACTTCGCGCGAATCGCGCTTCATGAAATCGACCCAGGTATCGCCTTCGC
This genomic window contains:
- a CDS encoding GMC family oxidoreductase; translation: MAGEWDYIVVGAGSSGCVMAERLSASGRHRVLVLEAGGESGFWNNVPKGVAKLVTNPDKIWAYKVTQPRIPEGEASEFWIRGKGVGGSSSVNGMIWSRGEDEDYDAWERDHGATGWNAAAMLGAFKRLEDHADGPTDRLGSGGRVHVEPEIFTYPLAEDMIAAGESLQLSRVRELNARPGARVGYYSHNIRKGKRESAAQTFLRPARKRDNVTVVTGARAQRITFDGRRANGIEVAVDGELRHFACASEVIVCAGAIESPLLLQRSGIGDAALLQDRGVAPLVDNPHVGQHLNEHLSLSMPYRLDRGKGTNRHFYGTGAALAMARYLLTGGGIMATGPFEVGAFLNVHHPDGRTDAQFYLGGYTFEVGDENNPVPLDKIDRRPGLTIYGSLLRLTSEGSIAIGGPDIDDAPEITPNFLSTEHDRASAIAMVRKMRAFVDAPPLGDKVGEEMLPGREVDSDEDILAFFRRYSSCGLHGIGTCRMGSGDETVVDPDLRVRGVEGVRVVDCSVIPGHVTGNTNAPAMALGLLAAERMGA
- a CDS encoding acyl-CoA dehydrogenase family protein: MNFDLTEDEQMLKAVAERFLDNQYAGEERREYQSQPCGFEPRNWALLGELGILAASYPEEAGGLDLGATSISLIHHAMGRGLAVEPLIDCALLAGGILVRAQDEIAGQWAEDLASGTKRAALAHNEFDAPGGWSGLRTQARKTGDTVQITGTKPFAMGGCGADLYLVSALDSDADDAGALYLVAADADGLDVETWRVADGSMAAMLRLTDVRPIARIEDGARLITQVEQTASLARSSEMVGIMERLFEHTLDYLRQREQFDQPLSRFQAIQHRMAALYAKLEQAKSLLDFAIVSDGTPDYAKRLDGARAFIAETGIELGHEAIQLHGAMGITQELSIGQGHKRLMVLSRWPEAPDAALDRFALAS
- a CDS encoding ThuA domain-containing protein, with the translated sequence MSDTDHGTDPLAHATEDDHPQRIDCVLVAGGLYHDIDFARLELLKLLAEHPEIRTRVFEDYENLDALREADMIISYTCDVVPSLAAQEVLRDWLDAGGRWYALHGTNSILRLMDDGVWEAPRWAPLLMDLLGSQFVTHPPIAPYTVTVADPTHPLVEGVEPFETTDELYHLETHGDLHVLLETETAEEGTGFREAADAPGKHPVFYLKPRGKGGVLYNTLGHCRGHYDLQPLAPWWPTLDRCAWDLPVFYDLLRRGIGWLKDREPA
- a CDS encoding SRPBCC family protein, whose translation is MAEQDPQVVPGQDRSEGDTWVDFMKRDSREVPDFLIEESYEYRGSEPIPAERYTSEEFARLERERMWPYVWQFAAREEDLPEPGDYIVHEIAGRSWLVVRQEDGSVRAMHNVCLHRGRKLRTEDGSAPDGFTCPFHAFSWNKDGSFNKAPCQWDFPHLKDKNLDLPDAEVGHWQGYIFIREEKGGPSLEEYLAPLPDHFKRWRHDECVTVMRVAKEVPANWKVTAEAFMEAWHTVVTHPQLLPFTGDCNGAYWTYGDHVNVNLVPFGVMSPHVAEGQGEQWIVDEFIKYNGRSSDNYDPDADPMAIEVPQGKTAREALGDRMREVYTEQTGYDHSHATDAEVLDALVYNVFPNFAPWGGYMPNIVYRWYPGKTPDTCVMEVRVLARVKKGEPKPAGAPLKYLTIDQKWTEAPELGGLGEVFEQDMDNLPYVQEGLKVHKTGEVQLGNYQEIRLRQFQDTMMKYIDGELGGAAPGKNA
- a CDS encoding LuxR C-terminal-related transcriptional regulator translates to MSEFQLKDLASVRITDQDDIRPAAEALHAVALERGYRVAPAHDIADKRTPVDKDGNVLAMEVFGWAGDESAWWRNSRIALDSPITTACRFENEPYWVNEDGFRTRLPNAYLEKIDLTNFTKRAMTRAAIVVPVHMAFGRIGAVSFNPLDEDRIDLAADYEEYADLFAILSRAFISSYTVVMTSPEPLPAGSRLSKREVECLRWAAIGKTDLEISMIMSRSRATVRFHMHNASIKLNAVNRSQTVFKAAQLGYISQNN